A genomic region of Streptomyces rimosus contains the following coding sequences:
- a CDS encoding MbtH family protein, whose translation MANPFDNEDGTFHVLVNGEGQHSIWPVFADVPAGWTITLEARPRAEALAAVERDWTDMRPKSLVTAHAGS comes from the coding sequence ATGGCGAACCCCTTCGACAACGAAGACGGCACCTTCCACGTCCTGGTCAACGGCGAGGGCCAGCACAGCATCTGGCCCGTCTTCGCCGACGTCCCGGCAGGCTGGACGATCACCCTCGAAGCGCGGCCCCGCGCCGAGGCCCTGGCCGCCGTCGAGCGCGACTGGACCGACATGCGGCCCAAGAGCCTCGTCACCGCCCACGCCGGCAGCTGA
- a CDS encoding amino acid adenylation domain-containing protein, whose protein sequence is MKRSGISDVLPLAPLQKGLLFLSEYDPRSADAYSLQLSVELDGPLETGALRAACAALLGRHPNLRACFRRRATGDPVQLVPHEVELPWRELDLPGADAGQLRAAADEERGRRFDLARPPLMRFVLVRQAETRHTFIWTLHHSLADGWSLPMLIQDLFTLYAHGGRADGAGLPQAAPYRNYLAWLGAQDEDAAHAAWRDALAGLDEPTRLAPVDGRAPVLPDSLTMDVPERLAAGLAARARALGVTLNTVFQAAWSLVLGALTGREDVVFGTVTAGRPAELPGVEAMVGLFANTIPVRVTARPGQSVAALLADVQERQSGLMPYEHIGLADIQRQAGIGELFDTVMLFQSYPMDEDQLAASLPGLRVADAAIRSVTHYPLALAVLPGPGTRLGLRFDYAPDLYGPADAERFGRRLLRVLEAIAADPEQPLARISVLEPVEARLLQEAGDAVATAAPARPVAEAVEERVRELPDDTAVVCGDDTLTYRELNARANRLAHALVAHGAGPGRTVAIALPRSTGLVVAALAVLKSGAAYLPVDPDHPAERNTVVLEDTRPVLALTTTATDGKLPDAGQTRWIMDLPDTAELVAGFPDTDLTDADRARPITADDAAYVLFTSGSTGRPKGVVVTRGGFANVIEDIRHRYALERGETLLSVTTFGFDIANTELFGPLVSGARLALADRETVRDPAALGRAVTATGATVLQATPSLWQALATVAPDVLGGVRGFVGGEALSEPLGETLRKATASITNLYGPTETTIWSTGAPPLDGVRAGAPAIGFPFANTRLHILDDWLRPVAPGVIGELYIAGAGLARGYLGRPGLTAERFVADPADPAGGRMYRTGDLVRLGADGQVEYVGRADHQVKIRGFRIELGEIENALSGHPEIGQAVVAVREARPGEPLLAGYLVPADGAAVPEPGALRAYLAERVPEYMVPAAFVTLDALPLTPNGKVDRKVLPDPELRSRATGRAVRSPQEDLLCQVFAEVLGLPRFGPEEDFFAHGGHSLLAARVVSRIRTVLGAEVPVRALFEAPTPAGLAERLPRAGAGAARPALRPGDRPEDVPLSYAQLRLWFLNRLDGAHGTYNISLALRLTGDLDRDALGGALSDLVGRHESLRTVFPDRDGTPRQHVLPLDEAGFGLREHVTDEERLDGLLASEAARGFDLAREIPLRADLFRLSATEHVLLLVLHHIAGDGWSLTPLADDLARAYAARRGGTAPEWAELPVQYADYALWQREVLGEEDDADSLAARQLAYWKTALAGLPEEIELPADFARPAVAGHEGAEHTAFIGPDLHRALAGLARAHGVSLFMVVQAALAALLTRMGAGEDIPLGSPIAGRTDEALDDLVGFFTNTLVLRTDTSDDPAFTELLRRVRETDLAAYENQELPFERLVEVCNPVRSLARQPLFQVMLAFQNTAEAKAALPGLTAAVHPVGSATAKFDLAFQLTERAAGDAAADGEPGGIDLVVEYSTQLFRPETVRQLAERFTRVLASVAAAPKAPLSSIDVLGDAERRRIVGEWNSATTEVPERTVAQLFEEHAARQPDHEAVVFGEVSLTYGELNARANRLARVLAGRGAGPGTLVGLLLPRSVEMIVSILAVLKSGAAYLPLDPDYPADRIAYMVGDAAPVCVLAVPGTGGALRDGGTEVIELDGGVGGDARPATDLTDADRTRPLTCRDAAYVIYTSGSTGRPKGVVIEHAGVAALAADHVRRFGLGARSRVLQFASPSFDAATAELTMALLSGGTLVLATPESRGPGEPLADLISRHGVNLAVLPPVVLAAFPEDITLPGELTLITAGEALPPEVAARWADGRTLHNCYGPTESTVCATSSDPLTGEGKPPIGRPLANTRAYVLDGRLNPVAPGVTGELYLAGAQLARGYLGRPGLTAGRFVADPFGPAGARMYRTGDLARWTADGTLEYAGRVDHQVKLRGFRIELGEIESALAAHPGVAQAVAAVREDRPGDRRLAAYVVPEGAPVPAAALREHLSGLLPDYMVPGAFVTLDALPLTPNGKVDRKGLPALDAPEAAAHGRTPRTERETLLCQVFAEVLNLPEVGAEADFFELGGDSIRSVQVVGRARKAGLDLALPDVFRHKTVEALAAALERAERAAGTTFLDRVRQRLDDPSADAPLDPYGPVLPLRTTGDLPPLFCVHGGMGFALPYLGLAGHIGERHPVYGLQASGLTGTGPLPGSIAEVAAEYVERLREIQPAGPYHLLGWSYGGIVAHEMAAQLEAAGEEVALLANLDSYPAEPGEPAPTDAELLTAVLEYCGLETAANDDGGPTPETVRDALRRADSPLGDLDIPRLVDVMRNHVRLVQEHTPGRVRTPVHLFVAELGLPPEERAARPGRWAAHTDGGTAVHPVPCGHEFMMHSGPQAAIGQAVADELALLHP, encoded by the coding sequence GTGAAGCGTTCGGGTATCAGTGACGTACTGCCGCTGGCGCCGCTGCAGAAGGGACTGCTGTTCCTGTCCGAGTACGACCCGCGCAGCGCGGACGCGTACTCCCTGCAACTGTCCGTCGAGCTCGACGGCCCGCTGGAAACGGGCGCGCTGCGCGCCGCCTGCGCGGCCCTGCTGGGGCGCCACCCCAATCTGCGGGCCTGCTTCCGCCGCCGGGCGACCGGCGACCCCGTACAGCTCGTGCCGCACGAGGTCGAGCTGCCGTGGCGGGAGCTGGACCTGCCGGGCGCGGACGCCGGGCAGCTGCGCGCCGCGGCCGACGAGGAGCGGGGCCGCCGCTTCGACCTGGCCCGGCCGCCGCTGATGCGGTTCGTGCTGGTCCGGCAGGCGGAGACGCGGCACACGTTCATCTGGACGCTGCACCACAGCCTGGCCGACGGCTGGTCGCTGCCGATGCTCATCCAGGACCTGTTCACGCTGTACGCGCACGGCGGCCGGGCGGACGGTGCCGGGCTGCCGCAGGCCGCCCCGTACCGGAACTACCTGGCCTGGCTGGGGGCGCAGGACGAGGACGCCGCGCACGCCGCGTGGCGGGACGCGCTCGCCGGACTGGACGAGCCGACCCGCCTGGCGCCCGTGGACGGCCGTGCCCCCGTGCTGCCCGACTCGCTCACCATGGACGTGCCCGAGCGGCTGGCCGCCGGCCTGGCGGCGCGGGCGCGCGCCCTCGGCGTCACGCTCAACACCGTTTTCCAGGCCGCCTGGTCGCTCGTGCTGGGCGCGCTGACCGGCCGCGAGGACGTGGTCTTCGGCACGGTCACCGCGGGCCGCCCGGCCGAACTGCCCGGTGTCGAGGCGATGGTCGGCCTGTTCGCCAATACCATCCCCGTACGCGTGACGGCCCGCCCCGGCCAGTCGGTGGCGGCGCTGCTCGCGGACGTACAGGAGCGGCAGTCCGGGCTGATGCCGTACGAGCACATCGGTCTCGCCGACATCCAGCGGCAGGCCGGCATCGGCGAACTCTTCGACACGGTGATGCTGTTCCAGAGCTACCCGATGGACGAGGACCAGCTCGCGGCGTCGCTGCCGGGGCTGCGGGTCGCCGACGCGGCGATCCGCTCCGTCACCCACTATCCGCTGGCTCTCGCCGTGCTGCCCGGCCCCGGCACCCGCCTCGGGCTGCGCTTCGACTACGCGCCCGACCTGTACGGGCCCGCCGACGCCGAGCGGTTCGGGCGGCGCCTGCTGCGCGTACTGGAGGCCATCGCCGCCGACCCCGAGCAGCCGCTCGCCCGGATCTCCGTGCTGGAGCCGGTGGAGGCGCGGCTGCTCCAGGAGGCCGGGGACGCCGTGGCCACCGCGGCACCGGCCCGTCCGGTGGCCGAGGCCGTCGAGGAGCGCGTGCGCGAACTCCCCGACGACACGGCCGTGGTGTGCGGCGACGACACCCTCACCTACCGCGAGCTGAACGCGCGGGCCAACCGCCTCGCGCACGCCCTCGTCGCGCACGGCGCCGGTCCCGGCCGTACGGTCGCCATCGCGCTGCCCCGCTCCACCGGCCTGGTCGTCGCGGCCCTCGCCGTACTGAAGTCCGGCGCCGCCTACCTGCCCGTCGACCCGGACCACCCGGCCGAGCGCAACACCGTCGTCCTGGAGGACACCCGGCCGGTCCTCGCGCTCACCACGACGGCCACCGACGGCAAGCTGCCGGACGCCGGGCAGACCCGCTGGATCATGGACCTCCCGGACACCGCGGAGCTGGTCGCGGGCTTCCCCGACACCGACCTGACCGACGCAGACCGGGCCCGCCCGATCACTGCCGACGACGCCGCGTACGTCCTGTTCACCTCCGGCTCCACCGGCCGCCCCAAGGGCGTCGTGGTCACCCGCGGCGGCTTCGCCAACGTCATCGAGGACATCCGGCACCGCTACGCCCTGGAGCGCGGCGAAACCCTGCTGAGCGTCACCACGTTCGGCTTCGACATCGCCAACACCGAGCTGTTCGGGCCGCTGGTCAGCGGCGCCCGGCTGGCCCTCGCCGACCGGGAGACCGTACGGGACCCGGCCGCGCTGGGCCGCGCGGTCACCGCGACCGGCGCCACCGTCCTCCAGGCCACGCCCAGCCTGTGGCAGGCCCTGGCCACCGTGGCGCCCGACGTGCTCGGCGGGGTCCGGGGCTTCGTCGGCGGCGAGGCGCTGAGCGAGCCGCTGGGCGAGACGCTGCGCAAGGCCACCGCGAGCATCACCAACCTGTACGGGCCCACCGAGACCACCATCTGGTCCACCGGCGCCCCGCCCCTGGACGGGGTACGCGCCGGCGCGCCCGCCATCGGCTTCCCGTTCGCCAACACCCGGCTGCACATCCTGGACGACTGGCTGCGCCCGGTCGCGCCCGGCGTGATCGGCGAGCTGTACATCGCGGGCGCCGGACTCGCCCGCGGCTACCTGGGCCGCCCCGGCCTGACCGCCGAGCGGTTCGTGGCCGACCCGGCGGACCCGGCGGGCGGGCGGATGTACCGCACCGGCGACCTGGTGCGCCTCGGCGCCGACGGGCAGGTGGAGTACGTCGGCCGCGCCGACCACCAGGTCAAGATCCGCGGCTTCCGCATCGAGCTGGGCGAGATCGAGAACGCGCTGTCCGGCCACCCGGAGATCGGCCAGGCCGTCGTCGCCGTGCGCGAGGCCCGGCCGGGCGAACCGCTGCTGGCGGGCTATCTGGTCCCGGCCGACGGCGCCGCCGTACCGGAGCCCGGCGCGCTGCGCGCGTACCTGGCCGAGCGGGTGCCCGAGTACATGGTGCCCGCCGCCTTCGTCACCCTGGACGCCCTGCCGCTCACCCCGAACGGCAAGGTCGACCGCAAGGTGCTGCCCGACCCCGAACTGCGGTCCCGGGCCACCGGGCGGGCCGTGCGCAGCCCGCAGGAAGACCTGCTGTGCCAGGTGTTCGCCGAGGTGCTGGGCCTGCCGCGGTTCGGGCCCGAGGAGGACTTCTTCGCGCACGGCGGGCACTCGCTGCTGGCGGCCCGGGTGGTGAGCCGTATCCGTACGGTCCTGGGGGCCGAGGTTCCGGTCCGCGCGCTGTTCGAGGCGCCGACGCCCGCGGGCCTCGCCGAGCGGCTGCCGCGCGCCGGTGCCGGTGCCGCGCGCCCCGCCCTGCGCCCGGGGGACCGGCCGGAGGACGTACCGCTGTCCTACGCGCAGCTGCGGCTGTGGTTCCTCAACCGGCTGGACGGCGCGCACGGTACGTACAACATCTCGCTCGCCCTGCGCCTGACCGGCGACCTCGACCGGGACGCGCTCGGCGGCGCGCTGAGCGACCTGGTGGGCCGCCACGAGAGCCTGCGCACGGTCTTCCCCGACCGGGACGGGACGCCGCGTCAGCACGTACTGCCGCTGGACGAGGCCGGGTTCGGACTGCGCGAGCACGTCACCGACGAGGAGCGGCTGGACGGCCTGCTGGCCTCGGAAGCCGCCCGCGGCTTCGACCTGGCCCGCGAGATCCCGCTGCGCGCCGACCTGTTCCGGCTGTCCGCCACCGAGCACGTACTACTGCTCGTCCTGCACCACATCGCGGGCGATGGCTGGTCGCTGACCCCGCTGGCCGACGACCTCGCGCGCGCTTACGCGGCACGGCGCGGCGGCACGGCCCCGGAGTGGGCCGAACTGCCCGTCCAGTACGCCGACTACGCGCTGTGGCAGCGCGAGGTGCTGGGCGAGGAGGACGACGCCGACAGCCTCGCCGCCCGCCAGCTCGCGTACTGGAAGACCGCGCTGGCCGGGCTGCCCGAGGAGATCGAGCTGCCCGCGGACTTCGCCCGCCCGGCCGTCGCCGGGCACGAGGGCGCCGAGCACACCGCGTTCATCGGCCCCGACCTGCACCGCGCTCTGGCCGGGCTGGCCCGCGCGCACGGCGTGAGCCTGTTCATGGTCGTCCAGGCCGCGCTGGCCGCACTGCTGACCCGTATGGGCGCCGGGGAGGACATCCCGCTCGGCAGCCCGATCGCGGGCCGTACCGACGAGGCGCTGGACGACCTGGTGGGCTTCTTCACCAACACCCTCGTCCTGCGGACGGACACCTCGGACGACCCGGCCTTCACCGAACTGCTGCGCCGCGTGAGGGAAACGGACCTCGCCGCCTACGAGAACCAGGAGCTGCCGTTCGAGCGCCTGGTGGAGGTCTGCAACCCGGTCAGGTCGCTGGCCCGGCAGCCGCTGTTCCAGGTGATGCTGGCGTTCCAGAACACCGCGGAGGCCAAGGCCGCGCTGCCGGGGCTGACGGCGGCCGTCCACCCGGTCGGCAGCGCCACGGCCAAGTTCGACCTCGCGTTCCAGCTCACCGAGCGCGCCGCGGGGGACGCCGCCGCGGACGGGGAGCCCGGCGGTATCGACCTGGTCGTCGAATACAGCACCCAGCTCTTCCGTCCGGAGACGGTACGGCAGCTCGCCGAGCGGTTCACCCGCGTCCTGGCGTCCGTGGCCGCCGCCCCGAAGGCGCCGCTGAGCAGCATCGATGTCCTGGGTGACGCGGAGCGCCGGCGCATCGTCGGCGAGTGGAACAGCGCCACCACCGAGGTGCCCGAGCGCACCGTCGCGCAGCTCTTCGAGGAGCACGCCGCCCGGCAGCCGGACCACGAGGCCGTCGTGTTCGGCGAGGTGTCGCTGACGTACGGGGAGCTGAACGCCCGCGCCAACCGGCTGGCCCGGGTGCTGGCCGGGCGCGGCGCCGGACCCGGCACGCTCGTCGGCCTGCTGCTGCCCCGGTCGGTCGAGATGATCGTGTCCATCCTGGCCGTACTGAAGTCCGGCGCGGCCTATCTGCCGCTGGACCCGGACTATCCGGCCGACCGGATCGCGTACATGGTCGGGGACGCCGCGCCGGTGTGCGTACTGGCGGTGCCCGGGACGGGCGGGGCGCTGCGGGACGGCGGTACGGAGGTGATCGAGCTCGATGGGGGAGTCGGCGGTGACGCGCGGCCGGCCACCGACCTCACCGACGCCGACCGCACCCGCCCGCTGACCTGCCGCGACGCCGCCTACGTCATCTACACCTCCGGTTCGACCGGGCGCCCCAAGGGCGTGGTGATCGAGCACGCGGGCGTGGCCGCGCTCGCCGCCGACCACGTCCGGCGCTTTGGGCTCGGTGCGCGCTCCCGCGTGCTCCAGTTCGCCTCGCCGAGCTTCGACGCGGCCACCGCCGAACTGACCATGGCCCTGCTGTCCGGCGGCACGCTGGTGCTCGCCACCCCCGAGAGCCGCGGCCCCGGCGAACCCCTCGCCGACCTGATCAGCCGGCACGGGGTCAACCTCGCGGTGCTGCCGCCGGTCGTGCTGGCCGCCTTCCCCGAGGACATCACCCTGCCCGGCGAGCTGACCCTGATCACGGCGGGCGAGGCGCTGCCGCCCGAGGTCGCCGCCCGCTGGGCGGACGGACGCACCCTCCACAACTGCTACGGGCCCACCGAGTCCACCGTCTGCGCCACCTCCAGCGACCCGCTGACCGGCGAGGGCAAGCCGCCCATCGGCCGGCCGCTGGCCAACACCCGCGCCTACGTCCTGGACGGCCGCCTGAACCCGGTGGCGCCCGGCGTGACGGGCGAGCTGTACCTCGCGGGCGCCCAGCTGGCGCGCGGCTACCTCGGCCGCCCCGGCCTGACCGCCGGGCGCTTCGTGGCCGACCCGTTCGGCCCGGCGGGCGCGCGGATGTACCGCACCGGCGACCTGGCGCGCTGGACGGCGGACGGCACCCTCGAATACGCCGGGCGCGTCGACCACCAGGTCAAGCTGCGCGGCTTCCGCATCGAACTCGGCGAGATCGAGAGCGCGCTGGCCGCCCACCCCGGTGTCGCCCAGGCGGTCGCCGCCGTACGGGAGGACCGGCCCGGCGACCGGCGGCTGGCGGCGTACGTCGTGCCGGAGGGCGCGCCGGTGCCCGCCGCCGCGCTGCGCGAGCACCTGTCCGGGCTGCTGCCCGACTACATGGTCCCCGGCGCCTTCGTGACGCTGGACGCCCTGCCGCTCACCCCGAACGGCAAGGTCGACCGCAAGGGCCTGCCCGCCCTCGACGCCCCCGAGGCGGCAGCGCACGGCCGCACCCCGCGCACCGAGCGGGAAACGCTGCTGTGCCAGGTCTTCGCCGAGGTCCTGAACCTGCCCGAGGTCGGCGCCGAGGCGGACTTCTTCGAGCTGGGCGGCGACAGCATCCGCTCCGTGCAGGTCGTCGGGCGCGCCCGCAAGGCCGGACTCGACCTGGCGCTGCCGGACGTGTTCCGGCACAAGACCGTCGAGGCGCTGGCGGCGGCCCTGGAGCGGGCCGAGCGCGCGGCCGGGACCACGTTCCTGGACCGCGTACGGCAGCGGCTGGACGATCCGTCCGCCGACGCGCCGCTCGACCCGTACGGCCCGGTGCTGCCCCTGCGCACCACCGGCGACCTGCCGCCGCTGTTCTGCGTGCACGGCGGCATGGGCTTCGCCCTGCCCTACCTCGGCCTCGCCGGGCACATCGGCGAGCGCCACCCGGTCTACGGCCTCCAGGCGTCCGGCCTGACCGGCACCGGACCGCTGCCGGGGAGCATCGCGGAGGTCGCGGCCGAGTACGTCGAGCGGCTCCGCGAGATCCAGCCGGCCGGCCCGTACCACCTGCTCGGCTGGTCGTACGGCGGCATCGTCGCGCACGAGATGGCCGCACAGCTGGAGGCGGCGGGCGAGGAGGTGGCCCTGCTCGCCAACCTCGACAGCTACCCGGCCGAGCCCGGCGAGCCCGCCCCCACGGACGCCGAGCTGCTGACCGCCGTCCTCGAATACTGCGGCCTGGAGACCGCGGCGAACGACGACGGCGGCCCGACGCCCGAGACGGTCCGCGACGCCCTGCGCCGCGCCGACAGCCCGCTGGGCGACCTGGACATCCCGCGGCTCGTGGACGTCATGCGCAACCACGTCCGCCTCGTCCAGGAGCACACGCCCGGCCGCGTACGGACCCCGGTGCACCTGTTCGTCGCCGAACTCGGCCTGCCCCCGGAGGAACGCGCCGCCCGGCCCGGACGGTGGGCCGCGCACACCGACGGCGGCACGGCCGTCCACCCGGTCCCGTGCGGCCACGAATTCATGATGCATTCCGGGCCGCAGGCCGCCATCGGACAGGCCGTGGCGGACGAACTCGCCCTGCTGCACCCCTGA